Proteins encoded by one window of Serratia nevei:
- the glgA gene encoding glycogen synthase GlgA: protein MQVLHVCSEMFPLLKTGGLADVVGALPAAQIAEGADVRVLLPAFPDVRNGIPDTVLVAEIDSFAGRVGLRYGTYHGVGIYLIDAPWLYDRPGSPYHDQSMYAYPDNHRRFALLGWMACELAKGLDRYWRPQLVHAHDWHAGLSCAYLAANGHPARSVFTVHNLAYQGLFSAHHVTELWLPASFYDVYGLEFYGQMSFLKAGLFYADHVTAVSPTYAREITRPEFGYGMEGLLQERQRQGRLSGILNGVDDKIWDPAHDPRLSTRYDADDLKSKVKNKLHLQKAMGLKVDESLPVFAVVSRLTSQKGLDLVLQALPELLAQGGQLALLGAGDAVLQQAFLAAAADYPEQVGVQIGYHESFSHRIIGGADVILVPSRFEPCGLTQLYGLKYGTLPLVRRTGGLADTVVDCALENLADGTASGFVFDDCDAVALGNAIRRAMVLWSRPKHWRHVQRHAMSVDFGWPVAAKEYLSLYQRL from the coding sequence ATGCAGGTCTTACACGTATGTTCTGAAATGTTCCCCCTGCTGAAAACGGGCGGACTCGCAGACGTGGTTGGCGCACTGCCGGCGGCGCAAATCGCCGAAGGCGCCGATGTTCGGGTGCTATTGCCCGCTTTCCCTGACGTACGCAACGGCATTCCGGACACCGTGCTGGTGGCGGAAATCGACTCGTTCGCCGGCCGGGTGGGCCTGCGTTACGGCACCTACCATGGCGTGGGCATCTATCTCATCGACGCCCCCTGGCTGTATGACCGGCCGGGCAGCCCGTACCACGACCAATCCATGTACGCCTACCCCGACAACCATCGCCGCTTTGCGCTGCTGGGCTGGATGGCCTGCGAGCTGGCCAAGGGGCTGGATCGCTACTGGCGCCCGCAGCTGGTGCACGCCCACGACTGGCACGCCGGCCTGAGCTGCGCCTATCTGGCCGCCAACGGCCACCCGGCGCGCTCGGTGTTCACGGTGCACAACCTGGCCTATCAGGGGCTGTTCTCCGCCCATCATGTGACCGAGCTGTGGCTGCCGGCGTCGTTTTATGACGTTTATGGCCTGGAGTTCTACGGCCAGATGTCGTTCCTCAAGGCCGGGCTGTTTTATGCCGACCACGTGACCGCCGTCAGCCCGACCTATGCGCGCGAGATCACCCGGCCGGAGTTCGGCTATGGCATGGAGGGGCTGCTGCAGGAACGGCAGCGGCAGGGCCGGCTGAGCGGCATCCTCAACGGGGTGGACGACAAGATTTGGGATCCGGCCCACGACCCGCGGCTGAGTACCCGCTACGACGCCGACGATCTGAAAAGCAAGGTCAAAAACAAGCTGCATCTGCAAAAGGCCATGGGGCTGAAGGTGGACGAATCGCTGCCGGTGTTCGCGGTAGTGAGCCGCTTGACCAGCCAAAAAGGTCTGGACCTGGTGCTGCAGGCATTGCCTGAACTGCTGGCGCAGGGCGGGCAGCTGGCGCTGCTGGGCGCCGGCGACGCGGTGCTGCAACAGGCGTTTCTGGCCGCCGCCGCCGACTATCCCGAGCAGGTTGGGGTGCAGATCGGCTATCACGAATCCTTCTCCCACCGCATCATCGGCGGTGCCGACGTGATTCTGGTGCCGAGCCGCTTCGAACCCTGCGGCCTGACGCAGCTCTACGGCCTGAAATACGGCACGCTGCCGCTGGTGCGCCGCACCGGCGGGCTGGCAGACACGGTGGTGGACTGCGCGCTGGAAAATCTGGCCGACGGCACTGCCAGCGGCTTCGTGTTCGACGATTGCGATGCCGTCGCGCTGGGCAACGCCATCCGCCGCGCCATGGTGCTGTGGAGCCGGCCGAAACACTGGCGCCACGTTCAGCGCCACGCCATGAGCGTGGACTTCGGCTGGCCGGTGGCGGCGAAAGAGTATCTGTCGCTTTATCAACGTTTGTAG
- the glgC gene encoding glucose-1-phosphate adenylyltransferase: MVRFENKDPLMLARQLPIKSVALILAGGRGSRLKDLTSTRAKPAVHFGGKFRIIDFALSNCLNSGIRRIGVITQYQSHTLVQHIQRGWSFLNEEMNEFVDLLPAQQRLSTEHWYKGTADAVYQNLDIIRRYEAEYVVILAGDHIYKMDYSRMLIDHVEKGAQCTVACLPVPRSEAGEFGVMKVDESDRIIEFLEKPADPPAMPGNPDMSLASMGIYIFNAAYLFQLLEEDMSTPGSSHDFGKDLIPKITAQQAAWAHPFTLSCVTSNPDLPPYWRDVGTLDAYWRANLDLASVTPELDMYDRAWPIRTHMEPLPPAKFVQDRSGSHGMTMNSLVSGGCIVSGSVVVHSVLFPRVRVNSFCTIDSTVLLPDVNVGRSCRLRRCIIDRACHIPEGMVIGENADEDSKRFYRSEGGIVLVTREMLSKL; this comes from the coding sequence ATGGTTAGGTTTGAAAATAAAGACCCCCTGATGTTGGCGCGCCAGCTGCCGATTAAATCCGTAGCGCTGATCCTGGCCGGCGGCCGCGGCTCGCGCCTGAAAGATTTGACCTCCACCCGCGCCAAGCCCGCCGTCCACTTTGGCGGCAAATTCCGCATCATCGATTTCGCCCTGTCGAACTGCCTGAACTCCGGCATCCGCCGCATCGGCGTGATCACCCAATACCAGTCGCACACGCTGGTGCAGCACATTCAGCGCGGCTGGTCGTTCCTCAACGAAGAGATGAACGAGTTCGTCGACCTGCTGCCGGCCCAGCAACGCCTCAGCACCGAACATTGGTACAAAGGCACCGCCGACGCGGTCTACCAGAATCTGGACATCATCCGCCGCTATGAGGCCGAATACGTGGTGATCCTGGCGGGCGACCATATCTACAAGATGGATTACTCGCGCATGCTGATCGACCACGTCGAGAAGGGGGCCCAGTGCACCGTGGCCTGCCTGCCGGTGCCGCGCAGCGAAGCCGGCGAATTCGGCGTGATGAAGGTGGATGAAAGCGACCGCATTATCGAGTTCCTGGAGAAACCCGCCGATCCGCCGGCGATGCCGGGCAACCCGGATATGTCGCTGGCCAGCATGGGCATCTATATTTTTAATGCCGCCTACCTGTTCCAGCTGCTGGAAGAGGATATGTCGACCCCCGGCTCCAGCCACGATTTCGGCAAGGATCTGATCCCGAAAATCACCGCGCAACAGGCGGCGTGGGCGCATCCGTTTACCTTGTCCTGCGTGACCTCCAACCCCGATCTGCCGCCGTACTGGCGCGACGTGGGCACGCTGGACGCCTACTGGCGCGCCAACCTCGATCTGGCGTCGGTAACGCCGGAGCTGGACATGTACGACCGCGCCTGGCCGATCCGCACCCACATGGAGCCGCTGCCGCCGGCCAAGTTCGTGCAGGATCGCTCCGGCAGCCACGGCATGACCATGAACTCGCTGGTGTCCGGCGGTTGCATCGTGTCCGGGTCGGTGGTGGTGCATTCGGTGCTGTTCCCGCGCGTGCGAGTGAACTCGTTCTGTACCATCGACTCTACCGTATTGTTGCCGGACGTGAACGTCGGCCGTTCCTGCCGCCTGCGGCGCTGCATCATCGACCGCGCCTGCCACATTCCGGAGGGCATGGTGATCGGGGAAAACGCCGATGAGGACAGCAAGCGCTTTTATCGCTCGGAAGGCGGCATCGTGCTGGTGACGCGCGAAATGTTGTCAAAATTGTGA
- the glgX gene encoding glycogen debranching protein GlgX — translation MTELTAGLAAPLGAHYDGEGINFTLYSAHAERVELCLFDGQQREVRLPLPARSGDIWHGYLPGGKPGQRYGYRVYGPFDPANGQRFNPNKLALDPAARAVEGPVADHPHLHGGYDRPDPHDSAELMPKCVVVDQCYDWQDDRPPATPWGQTVIYEAHVRGLTLLHPKIPPALRGSFAALGHPVMIAHFKRLGITALELLPVQQHTSEPRLQRLGLINYWGYNVLAPYAPDNRYASLSTDGTPLNEFRDAVKALHQAGIEVILDVVFNHSAELDMDGPMLSLSGIDNQSYYWLTPEGDYVNDTGCGNTLRLDQPQGVAWVMDCLHFWVRECHVDGFRFDLGSVLGRTPGFDRDAPLFQAMLADDVLSRCKLIAEPWDVGPGGYQVGAFPGRFAEWNDHYRDDMRRFWLQSGVSLGQFARRFAASSDVYNQRGRAPYATVNMLTAHDGFTLQDVVSFNEKHNQPNGEGNRDGSDRNFSNNHGVEGLVADDAIVQRRRASQRAMLATLLLSQGTPMLLAGDEQGHSQQGNNNAYCQDNATTWLDWSTADDALTDYVAALIALRRRIPALQQDRWWQQDDGSVQWLNAQGQPLDAQQWEQGDLFMQILLSQRWLLLVNATPQTVEMRLPEGDWQVVAPFTQEDSRAVLPAWHQDARSLCVLVRK, via the coding sequence ATGACGGAGCTGACGGCCGGCCTCGCCGCGCCGCTGGGCGCGCATTACGACGGAGAAGGCATCAATTTTACCCTGTACTCGGCGCACGCCGAGCGGGTGGAGCTGTGCCTGTTCGACGGCCAGCAGCGTGAGGTGCGCCTGCCGCTACCGGCGCGCAGCGGCGATATCTGGCATGGCTATTTGCCGGGCGGCAAGCCGGGACAACGTTACGGTTACCGGGTCTACGGCCCGTTCGACCCGGCGAACGGACAGCGGTTCAACCCCAACAAGCTGGCGCTCGATCCGGCCGCGCGCGCGGTGGAAGGGCCGGTGGCGGACCACCCGCACCTGCACGGCGGTTACGATCGGCCGGATCCGCACGACAGCGCCGAGCTGATGCCGAAATGCGTGGTGGTGGACCAATGCTATGACTGGCAGGACGATCGCCCGCCCGCCACGCCCTGGGGGCAGACGGTGATTTACGAAGCGCACGTACGCGGCCTGACGCTGCTGCACCCGAAGATCCCGCCGGCGCTGCGCGGCAGCTTCGCCGCGCTGGGGCACCCGGTGATGATCGCCCACTTCAAACGCCTCGGCATCACCGCGCTGGAACTGCTGCCGGTGCAGCAACATACCTCCGAACCGCGTCTGCAGCGGCTGGGGCTGATCAACTACTGGGGCTATAACGTGCTGGCGCCCTATGCGCCGGACAACCGCTACGCCAGCCTGAGCACCGACGGCACGCCGCTGAACGAATTTCGCGATGCGGTCAAGGCGCTGCATCAAGCCGGCATCGAGGTGATCCTCGACGTGGTGTTCAACCACAGCGCCGAGCTGGATATGGACGGGCCGATGCTGTCGCTGAGCGGCATCGACAACCAGAGCTACTACTGGCTGACGCCGGAAGGGGACTACGTCAACGACACCGGCTGCGGCAATACCCTGCGGCTCGATCAGCCGCAGGGCGTGGCCTGGGTGATGGACTGCCTGCATTTTTGGGTGCGGGAGTGCCACGTCGACGGCTTCCGCTTCGATCTGGGCAGCGTGCTCGGCCGCACGCCGGGGTTCGATCGCGATGCGCCGCTGTTCCAGGCGATGCTGGCGGACGATGTGCTGTCGCGCTGCAAGCTGATAGCCGAACCCTGGGACGTTGGCCCCGGCGGCTATCAGGTGGGGGCGTTTCCCGGCCGCTTTGCCGAATGGAACGACCATTACCGCGACGACATGCGCCGTTTCTGGCTGCAGAGCGGCGTGTCGCTCGGCCAGTTCGCCCGGCGTTTTGCCGCCTCCAGCGATGTGTACAACCAGCGCGGGCGAGCGCCTTACGCCACCGTCAACATGCTGACCGCCCATGACGGTTTTACCCTGCAGGACGTGGTCAGCTTCAACGAGAAACACAATCAGCCGAACGGCGAAGGCAACCGCGACGGCAGCGATCGTAATTTCAGCAACAACCACGGCGTGGAAGGCCTGGTCGCCGACGACGCCATTGTGCAACGCCGCAGGGCCAGCCAGCGGGCGATGCTCGCCACGCTGTTGCTGTCCCAGGGAACGCCGATGCTGCTGGCCGGCGATGAACAGGGACACAGCCAGCAGGGGAACAACAACGCCTATTGTCAGGACAACGCCACCACCTGGCTCGACTGGTCCACGGCGGATGACGCGCTGACCGATTACGTCGCGGCGCTGATCGCGCTGCGCCGCCGGATCCCCGCGTTGCAACAGGACCGCTGGTGGCAGCAGGACGATGGCAGCGTGCAGTGGCTGAACGCACAAGGCCAGCCGCTCGACGCGCAGCAGTGGGAGCAAGGCGATCTGTTCATGCAGATCCTGCTGTCGCAGCGCTGGCTGCTGCTGGTCAACGCCACGCCGCAAACGGTGGAGATGAGGTTGCCGGAAGGCGATTGGCAGGTTGTCGCTCCGTTCACTCAGGAAGACTCACGGGCGGTGTTACCCGCCTGGCACCAGGACGCGCGCTCGCTTTGCGTTCTGGTACGGAAATAA
- the glgB gene encoding 1,4-alpha-glucan branching protein GlgB, with the protein MPVLPDRDVIDQIISGHYADPFALLGMHATDNGLQVRALLPDATEVWLIEQQTGRRLAQLNCDDPRGFFSAVVPRRKNPFRYQLQVSWRDHQQTVDDPYRFGPLLQDIDSWLLAEGTHLRPYERLGAHLATLDGVDGVSFAVWAPNAQRVSVVGEFNFWDGRRHPMRLRRENGIWELFLPGVRAGQLYKYEIVDCYGNTQLKADPYAFEAQMRPDTASLVAPLPEVVPSTQARRRANDFDQPIAIYEVHLGSWRRHTDNHFWLSYGELAVQLIDYVKDMGFTHIELLPINEHPFDGSWGYQPLGLYAPTRRFGTPADFRAFVAAAHEAGINVILDWVPGHFPSDAYGLANFDGTALYEYADPREGFHQDWNTLIYNYGRHEVRNYLAGNALYWLERFGIDALRVDAVASMIYRDYSRADGEWVPNYYGGNENLEAIAFLRYTNQTIGQAQPGAVTLAEESTDYPGVTLPPDANGLGFHYKWNLGWMHDTLNYMKCDPVHRKYHHNQMTFGMLYAYTENFVLPISHDEVVHGKKSILDRMPGDAWQKFANLRAYYGFMWAHPGKKLLFMGCEFAQGREWNFDTSLDWHLLEGLDNWHNGVQRLVRDLNHCYRQQAPLYERDYRPDGFEWLVVDDHDNSVFAFARYDSQGNELIAISNFTPVPRYRYRIGLSRAGDYREILNTDSHHYHGSNAGNQGRVSSEAVGSHGRDFSICVTLPPLATIYLLREAP; encoded by the coding sequence ATGCCTGTACTTCCCGATCGTGACGTGATTGATCAGATCATCTCCGGCCATTACGCCGATCCCTTTGCTCTGCTTGGCATGCATGCGACCGATAACGGTCTGCAGGTGCGTGCGCTGCTGCCGGACGCCACCGAAGTTTGGCTGATTGAGCAGCAAACCGGCCGGCGGTTGGCGCAGCTGAACTGCGACGATCCGCGCGGCTTCTTCAGCGCCGTGGTGCCGCGGCGCAAAAATCCTTTCCGCTATCAGCTGCAGGTCAGCTGGCGCGATCACCAACAGACTGTCGACGATCCCTACCGGTTCGGCCCGCTGCTGCAGGATATCGACAGCTGGCTGCTGGCCGAGGGTACGCATCTGCGTCCCTATGAACGCCTGGGGGCTCACCTCGCCACGCTGGATGGCGTCGACGGCGTCAGCTTTGCCGTTTGGGCGCCTAACGCCCAGCGCGTCTCGGTGGTGGGGGAGTTCAACTTCTGGGACGGCCGCCGCCATCCGATGCGTTTGCGGCGTGAAAACGGCATCTGGGAGCTGTTCCTGCCCGGCGTGCGGGCCGGCCAGCTGTACAAATATGAAATCGTCGATTGCTACGGCAATACCCAGCTGAAAGCCGATCCTTACGCCTTCGAGGCGCAGATGCGCCCGGACACCGCCTCGCTGGTGGCGCCGCTGCCGGAGGTGGTGCCGTCGACGCAGGCGCGCCGCCGCGCCAACGATTTTGACCAGCCGATCGCCATCTACGAGGTGCATCTCGGCTCATGGCGTCGTCACACCGACAACCACTTCTGGCTCAGCTACGGCGAGCTGGCGGTGCAGCTTATCGACTATGTGAAGGACATGGGATTCACCCATATCGAGCTGCTGCCGATCAACGAGCACCCGTTCGACGGCAGTTGGGGCTATCAGCCGCTGGGGCTGTATGCGCCAACCCGGCGCTTCGGCACGCCGGCCGATTTCAGGGCGTTCGTGGCGGCGGCGCATGAGGCGGGCATCAACGTGATCCTCGACTGGGTGCCGGGGCACTTCCCGAGCGACGCCTACGGCCTGGCAAACTTCGACGGCACGGCGCTGTACGAATACGCCGATCCGCGCGAGGGCTTCCATCAGGACTGGAATACGCTGATCTACAATTACGGCCGCCACGAGGTGCGCAACTACCTGGCGGGCAACGCGCTGTATTGGCTGGAGCGCTTCGGCATCGACGCGCTGCGGGTCGATGCGGTGGCGTCGATGATCTATCGCGACTACAGCCGCGCCGACGGCGAGTGGGTGCCGAATTACTACGGCGGCAACGAGAACCTGGAGGCGATCGCCTTCCTGCGTTATACCAACCAGACTATCGGCCAGGCGCAGCCGGGCGCGGTGACGTTGGCGGAGGAGTCCACCGACTACCCCGGCGTCACCCTGCCGCCGGACGCCAACGGTCTGGGGTTCCACTACAAATGGAACCTCGGCTGGATGCACGACACGCTCAATTACATGAAGTGCGATCCGGTGCACCGTAAGTATCACCACAACCAGATGACCTTCGGCATGCTGTATGCCTATACCGAGAACTTCGTGCTGCCGATCTCGCACGATGAAGTGGTGCACGGCAAAAAATCGATCCTCGACCGCATGCCGGGCGACGCCTGGCAAAAGTTCGCCAACCTGCGCGCCTACTACGGGTTTATGTGGGCGCATCCGGGCAAAAAGCTGCTGTTTATGGGCTGCGAGTTTGCGCAGGGGCGCGAGTGGAATTTCGATACCAGCCTCGATTGGCATTTGCTGGAAGGGCTGGATAACTGGCACAACGGCGTGCAGCGGCTGGTGCGCGATCTGAACCACTGCTACCGGCAGCAGGCGCCGCTGTATGAGCGTGACTATCGCCCGGACGGCTTCGAGTGGCTGGTGGTCGACGATCACGACAACTCGGTGTTCGCGTTCGCGCGCTACGATTCGCAGGGCAATGAGCTGATCGCCATCAGCAACTTTACCCCGGTGCCGCGCTACCGCTACCGCATCGGCCTCTCCCGCGCCGGCGACTATCGCGAGATCCTCAATACCGATTCGCACCACTATCACGGCAGCAACGCCGGCAATCAGGGGCGGGTCTCTTCCGAAGCGGTCGGCAGCCACGGCCGCGACTTTTCCATCTGCGTGACGCTGCCGCCGCTGGCGACCATTTATCTGCTGCGGGAGGCGCCATGA
- the asd gene encoding aspartate-semialdehyde dehydrogenase, producing the protein MKNVGFIGWRGMVGSVLMQRMTEERDFDAIRPVFFSTSQHGSAAPAFGGQQGTLQDAYDIDALSALDIIITCQGGDYTNEVYPKLRASGWQGYWIDAASSLRMQDDAIIILDPVNHAVIQQGLDKGIKTFVGGNCTVSLMLMSLGGLFANDLVEWASVATYQAASGGGARHMRELLTQMGMLHADVAKELQDPASAILDIERKVTEATRSGKLPTDNFGVPLAGSLIPWIDKQLDNGQSREEWKGQAETNKILNTGSVIPVDGLCVRVGALRCHSQAFTLKLKKDVSLPEIEQMLATHNDWVRVIPNDRELTMRELTPAAVTGTLNTPVGRLRKLNMGPEYLSAFTVGDQLLWGAAEPLRRMLRILL; encoded by the coding sequence ATGAAAAACGTTGGTTTCATCGGTTGGCGCGGAATGGTCGGCTCGGTTCTCATGCAACGCATGACGGAAGAGCGCGATTTCGACGCCATTCGCCCGGTCTTTTTCTCCACCTCGCAGCACGGTTCTGCCGCGCCGGCCTTCGGCGGCCAGCAGGGCACGCTGCAGGATGCGTATGACATCGACGCGCTGAGCGCGCTCGATATCATTATTACCTGTCAGGGCGGCGATTATACCAACGAAGTGTATCCTAAGCTGCGCGCCAGCGGTTGGCAGGGTTATTGGATCGACGCGGCCTCTTCGCTGCGCATGCAGGACGATGCCATCATCATCCTGGATCCGGTCAACCACGCGGTGATTCAGCAGGGCCTGGACAAAGGCATCAAAACCTTCGTCGGCGGCAACTGCACCGTCAGCCTGATGCTGATGTCGCTCGGCGGTCTGTTCGCCAACGATCTGGTGGAGTGGGCGTCGGTCGCCACCTACCAGGCGGCCTCCGGCGGCGGCGCGCGCCACATGCGCGAACTGCTGACTCAAATGGGCATGCTGCACGCCGACGTGGCGAAGGAACTGCAGGACCCGGCCTCCGCCATTCTGGATATCGAGCGCAAGGTGACCGAGGCCACCCGCAGCGGCAAACTGCCGACCGATAACTTCGGCGTGCCGCTGGCCGGCAGCCTGATCCCGTGGATCGACAAGCAGCTCGACAACGGCCAGAGCCGTGAAGAGTGGAAAGGTCAGGCGGAAACCAACAAGATTCTGAACACCGGCAGCGTGATCCCGGTCGATGGTCTGTGCGTGCGCGTCGGCGCGCTGCGCTGCCACAGCCAGGCGTTCACCCTGAAGCTGAAAAAAGACGTGTCGCTGCCGGAAATCGAGCAGATGCTGGCGACGCACAACGACTGGGTGCGCGTGATCCCGAACGACCGTGAGCTGACCATGCGCGAACTGACGCCGGCGGCGGTGACCGGTACGCTGAATACGCCGGTCGGCCGTCTGCGCAAGCTGAATATGGGGCCGGAGTACCTGTCGGCGTTCACCGTGGGCGACCAGCTGCTGTGGGGCGCGGCTGAGCCGCTGCGCCGCATGCTGCGTATCCTGTTGTAA
- a CDS encoding YhgN family NAAT transporter, with the protein MTEMISATVLLFLIMDPLGNLPIFMSVLKHLEPRRRRVVLIRELLIALLLMLIFLFAGEKILAFLNLRTETVSISGGIILFLIAIKMIFPSQEGNSSGLSAGEEPFLVPLAIPLVAGPSILAALMLLSHQYPHQLPHLVAALLIAWGLSAAILLMSNLFLRLLGSKGVSALERLMGLILVMLSTQMFLDGVRAYMKL; encoded by the coding sequence ATGACAGAGATGATTTCCGCTACGGTATTGCTGTTTTTAATTATGGATCCGCTGGGCAATCTGCCGATTTTCATGTCGGTGCTCAAGCACCTGGAGCCGCGCAGGCGCCGGGTGGTGCTGATCCGCGAGCTGCTGATCGCCCTGCTGCTGATGCTGATTTTCCTGTTCGCCGGCGAGAAAATTCTGGCGTTCCTCAACCTGCGCACCGAAACCGTCTCCATTTCCGGCGGCATCATTCTGTTTCTGATCGCCATCAAGATGATTTTCCCGTCTCAGGAGGGCAACAGTTCGGGGCTGTCCGCCGGCGAAGAGCCCTTCCTGGTGCCGCTGGCGATCCCGCTGGTGGCCGGGCCGTCGATTTTGGCAGCGCTGATGCTGCTGTCGCACCAGTATCCGCATCAGCTGCCCCATCTGGTGGCGGCGCTGTTGATCGCCTGGGGTCTCTCTGCGGCCATTTTGCTGATGTCGAACCTGTTCCTGCGCCTGCTGGGCAGCAAAGGCGTCAGCGCGCTGGAGCGGTTGATGGGGCTGATTCTGGTGATGCTGTCGACCCAGATGTTCCTGGACGGCGTGCGGGCTTATATGAAGCTGTAG
- the gntK gene encoding gluconokinase → MSNPQNHVFILMGVSGSGKSAVASAVAREADAAMLDGDYLHPRANINKMAAGHALDDNDRAPWLAALNDAIFAMQRTNPVSLLVCSALKKSYRDRLREGNRNLHFLYLKGDKTVIEERLKQRKGHFFKPQMLVSQFATLEEPGEQEPDVQAIDINQPLDGVVADTLACINRITAR, encoded by the coding sequence ATGAGTAATCCGCAGAATCACGTATTTATCCTGATGGGGGTGTCCGGCAGCGGTAAATCCGCCGTGGCCAGCGCCGTCGCCCGGGAAGCCGATGCCGCCATGCTGGACGGCGATTACCTGCACCCGCGCGCCAACATCAACAAAATGGCCGCCGGGCATGCGCTGGACGACAACGATCGCGCTCCGTGGCTGGCTGCGCTCAACGACGCCATCTTCGCCATGCAACGCACCAATCCGGTGTCGCTGCTGGTGTGTTCGGCGCTGAAAAAAAGCTATCGCGACCGCCTGCGCGAAGGCAATCGCAACCTGCATTTCCTCTACCTGAAAGGGGATAAAACGGTGATTGAGGAGCGCCTGAAACAGCGCAAAGGCCACTTCTTCAAACCGCAGATGCTGGTTTCGCAGTTCGCCACGCTGGAAGAGCCGGGCGAGCAGGAGCCGGATGTGCAGGCGATCGACATCAACCAGCCGCTGGACGGCGTGGTCGCCGACACGCTCGCCTGCATCAACCGCATCACCGCCCGCTAA
- the gntT gene encoding gluconate transporter, translating to MPLVIVAGGVALLLLLMIRFKLNGFISLVLVALAVGIAQGMPVDKVIGSIKAGVGGTLGSLALIMGFGAMLGKLLADCGGAQRIATTLIDKFGRKHIQWAVVLTGFTVGFALFYEVGFVLLLPLVFTIAASARIPLLYVGVPMAAALSVTHGFLPPHPGPTAIATIFHADMGKTLLYGTLLAIPTVILAGPVYARFLKGIDKPVPEGLYNPKTFTEAEMPSFGVSVATSLVPVILMALRAVAEMVLPKGHSLLRFAEFFGDPVMATLIAVLIAIFTFGLNRGRTMDEVMGTITDSIKIIAMMLLIIGGGGAFKQVLVDSGVEQYIAGLMEGSNVSPILMAWSIAAALRLALGSATVAAITAGGIVAPLIATTGVSPELMVIAVGSGSVIFSHVNDPGFWLFKEYFNLSIMETIKSWSVLETIISVCGLVGCLLLATVV from the coding sequence ATGCCATTAGTGATTGTTGCAGGCGGCGTAGCGCTGCTGCTGCTGCTGATGATCCGCTTCAAGCTGAACGGCTTTATCTCTCTGGTGCTGGTTGCTCTGGCGGTCGGGATCGCACAGGGTATGCCGGTCGATAAGGTCATCGGCTCCATCAAGGCCGGCGTGGGCGGCACGTTGGGCAGCCTGGCGCTGATCATGGGCTTCGGCGCCATGCTCGGCAAACTGCTGGCGGACTGCGGCGGCGCACAGCGCATCGCCACCACGCTGATCGACAAGTTCGGCAGAAAACATATTCAATGGGCGGTGGTGCTGACCGGCTTCACCGTCGGCTTCGCGCTGTTCTACGAAGTGGGCTTCGTGCTGCTGTTGCCGCTGGTGTTCACCATCGCCGCCTCCGCGCGCATCCCGCTGCTGTACGTCGGCGTGCCGATGGCCGCCGCGCTGTCGGTGACCCACGGCTTCCTGCCGCCGCACCCGGGCCCGACGGCCATCGCCACCATCTTCCATGCCGACATGGGTAAAACCCTGTTGTACGGCACGCTGCTGGCGATCCCGACGGTGATCCTGGCCGGCCCGGTTTATGCCCGCTTCCTGAAAGGCATCGACAAGCCGGTGCCGGAAGGCCTGTACAACCCGAAAACCTTTACCGAAGCAGAGATGCCGAGCTTTGGCGTCAGCGTCGCCACGTCGCTGGTGCCGGTGATCCTGATGGCGCTGCGCGCGGTGGCTGAAATGGTGTTGCCGAAGGGCCACAGCCTGCTGCGCTTCGCCGAGTTCTTCGGCGACCCGGTGATGGCGACCCTGATCGCCGTGCTGATCGCTATCTTCACCTTCGGCCTGAACCGCGGCCGCACCATGGATGAAGTGATGGGCACCATCACCGACTCGATTAAAATCATCGCCATGATGCTGTTGATCATCGGCGGCGGCGGCGCCTTCAAACAGGTGCTGGTGGACAGCGGCGTCGAGCAGTACATCGCCGGCCTGATGGAAGGCAGCAACGTTTCGCCGATCCTGATGGCCTGGTCGATCGCCGCCGCGTTGCGTCTGGCGCTGGGTTCCGCCACCGTGGCGGCGATCACCGCCGGCGGCATCGTCGCCCCGCTGATCGCCACCACCGGCGTCAGCCCTGAGCTGATGGTGATTGCGGTCGGTTCCGGCAGCGTTATCTTCTCGCACGTTAACGATCCGGGCTTCTGGCTGTTCAAGGAGTACTTCAACCTGAGCATCATGGAAACCATCAAATCCTGGTCGGTGCTGGAAACCATCATCTCGGTGTGCGGCCTGGTGGGCTGCCTGCTGCTGGCGACGGTCGTATAA